One genomic region from Halococcus qingdaonensis encodes:
- a CDS encoding cytochrome ubiquinol oxidase subunit I, with protein MVDPVIASRLQFALTTIVHIIFPVVSMGLAPFLVYFTWKEIRTGKAIYEQLRRFWTKIFAVSFAVGTVTGLVLEFEFGTNFAAFSTIAGELFGGPLALEGMMAFMLEATFLGIFVFGRERVSNLVYFVSSVAVGLGTWLSATWILIANSWMQTPRGFEMVMENGQSVVNLVDPIAAYLNPRFPWMFVHMQNAAVESVALLMAGIAAYYVFRHHVRENPIDHPEFWEKTLKIALVVLLVTAPIQAIQGDAYGRHVADTQPQKFAAMEAVWETESYVPEYIVAVPTNVDDLFDPRAKELFGIGIPGMASWLASGGNAEATIRGLESFQTEAPPVAIVFWAFRIMVALGFWFILLALWGAYRWWRGELLEDDLLHKALMGSSLLGFLAVEVGWIVTEVGRQPWVIQGVLKTTDGVSPGLTGTEATFTLAGFAGGYALLLILYTYVVVRLVRSGPPTRDELAAVESPTTEEAVSVDD; from the coding sequence GTGGTTGATCCGGTCATCGCGAGCCGCCTCCAGTTCGCGCTCACCACCATCGTCCACATCATCTTCCCGGTGGTGAGTATGGGGCTCGCACCGTTCCTCGTCTACTTCACGTGGAAGGAAATCCGAACGGGGAAAGCCATCTACGAGCAGCTCCGGCGGTTCTGGACGAAGATCTTCGCCGTGAGCTTCGCCGTCGGCACGGTCACGGGGCTGGTGCTCGAATTCGAGTTCGGCACCAACTTCGCGGCCTTCTCGACGATCGCCGGCGAGCTGTTCGGCGGCCCGCTCGCGCTCGAAGGGATGATGGCGTTCATGCTCGAAGCCACCTTCCTCGGGATCTTCGTCTTCGGGCGCGAGCGCGTCTCGAACCTGGTCTATTTCGTTTCGAGCGTCGCCGTCGGCCTCGGAACCTGGCTGTCGGCGACCTGGATCCTGATCGCCAACTCCTGGATGCAGACCCCGCGGGGGTTCGAGATGGTGATGGAGAACGGCCAGTCGGTCGTCAACCTCGTCGATCCGATCGCTGCCTACCTCAACCCCCGCTTCCCGTGGATGTTCGTCCACATGCAGAACGCCGCCGTCGAGTCCGTCGCGCTCCTGATGGCCGGCATCGCGGCCTACTACGTCTTCCGCCATCACGTCCGGGAGAACCCGATCGACCATCCCGAGTTCTGGGAGAAGACGCTCAAGATCGCCCTCGTCGTCCTGCTCGTCACGGCCCCGATCCAGGCGATCCAGGGTGACGCCTACGGCCGCCACGTCGCCGACACCCAGCCCCAGAAGTTCGCCGCGATGGAGGCGGTCTGGGAGACCGAATCCTACGTCCCCGAGTACATCGTCGCCGTGCCGACGAACGTCGACGACCTGTTCGACCCGCGGGCGAAGGAGCTGTTCGGCATCGGCATCCCCGGAATGGCGTCGTGGCTCGCCAGCGGTGGGAACGCGGAGGCGACGATACGCGGGCTGGAGTCCTTCCAGACGGAAGCGCCACCCGTCGCGATCGTCTTCTGGGCATTTCGCATCATGGTCGCGCTCGGCTTCTGGTTCATCCTGCTCGCGCTCTGGGGGGCCTACCGCTGGTGGCGCGGTGAGCTGCTGGAGGACGATCTGCTCCACAAGGCACTGATGGGCTCGTCGCTGCTCGGCTTCCTCGCCGTCGAGGTCGGCTGGATCGTCACCGAGGTTGGCCGCCAGCCGTGGGTGATCCAGGGCGTGCTGAAGACCACCGACGGCGTCTCGCCCGGCCTGACGGGTACCGAAGCGACGTTCACGCTGGCCGGCTTCGCCGGCGGCTACGCGCTCCTGCTGATCCTCTACACCTACGTCGTCGTCCGACTCGTCAGGAGCGGTCCGCCGACCCGCGACGAACTCGCCGCAGTCGAATCGCCGACGACGGAGGAGGCGGTGAGCGTCGATGACTGA
- a CDS encoding winged helix-turn-helix domain-containing protein yields the protein MGPAPMDDGDTPVQVVLDALDDPDCRAILREASQPMTAKELSDACDIAESTVYRKLDLVSRATLVREFHDVHPERGRITRYQRDADGLDVAITDDGVDVTVDRPTHTVDERLADMWSEMGDEL from the coding sequence ATGGGACCTGCACCGATGGACGACGGGGACACGCCGGTGCAGGTCGTCCTCGACGCGCTCGACGATCCCGACTGCCGAGCCATTCTCCGAGAGGCCTCCCAACCCATGACCGCAAAGGAACTCAGCGATGCCTGTGACATCGCCGAATCGACGGTGTACCGCAAGCTGGATCTCGTGAGCCGGGCCACGCTCGTCCGCGAGTTCCACGACGTCCATCCCGAACGGGGGCGCATCACGCGCTACCAGCGCGACGCCGATGGACTGGACGTCGCCATCACCGACGACGGGGTCGACGTGACGGTCGATCGGCCGACACACACCGTCGACGAGCGCCTCGCCGATATGTGGTCCGAGATGGGTGACGAGCTGTGA
- a CDS encoding DUF7521 family protein, with protein MSQALSIAIVVSKTVIFVLGTAIAYIAYKAHRRTGSPSLRALAVGFGIVTVGALLAGIAHQLLGVGLRSGVLINSVLTALGFGAIVYSLYVE; from the coding sequence GTGAGCCAGGCGCTGTCGATCGCGATCGTCGTGAGCAAGACCGTCATCTTCGTTCTAGGCACCGCCATCGCCTACATCGCCTACAAGGCCCACCGTCGGACCGGCTCGCCGTCGCTCCGCGCGCTCGCGGTCGGTTTCGGAATCGTCACCGTCGGGGCGCTGCTCGCAGGGATCGCTCACCAGCTGCTCGGCGTCGGGCTCCGTTCCGGGGTCCTAATCAACAGCGTCCTGACGGCGCTCGGCTTCGGGGCGATCGTCTACTCGCTCTACGTCGAGTGA
- a CDS encoding FecCD family ABC transporter permease, translating to MASESTTETTRSARERWLGWIDGSLLALVVASVAIVVVAGLLQVSFGAYSMSITEAWQAVFDPDVLLNPQALEAFFLGGEIPEMGRQSLIVWNIRLPRVLVGAFVGMNLAVSGAIFQAVTRNELASPFILGVSSGAGLMILLTLVVFSGLSAVLPLIAAVGGAVAFLIVYLIAWKNGTSPIRLVLAGVIVSTVFQSLQTGLFFFADDLGVVQSAIAWTTGSLTGTDWEQVRMVLPWTVVAMVLALVSARQLNVLLLGESTARSLGMSVEKVRFALSGVAVLAAAASIAAAGIVGFVGLIVPHMVRNIVGSDYKKLVVGCLFVGPALMVAADVGARLLLSPVQIPVGIVTGLVGGPYFLYLMRKQDSLGAI from the coding sequence GTGGCAAGCGAATCCACCACAGAAACCACTCGCTCCGCGCGCGAGCGCTGGCTCGGCTGGATCGACGGCTCGCTGCTCGCGCTCGTCGTCGCGAGCGTCGCCATCGTCGTCGTGGCCGGTCTGCTCCAGGTGAGCTTCGGCGCGTACTCGATGTCGATCACGGAGGCCTGGCAAGCGGTGTTCGATCCCGACGTCCTGCTGAACCCGCAGGCGCTCGAAGCGTTCTTCCTCGGCGGCGAGATCCCCGAGATGGGACGGCAGAGCCTGATCGTCTGGAACATCCGCCTGCCGCGCGTGCTCGTGGGCGCGTTCGTCGGAATGAACCTCGCCGTCTCGGGTGCGATCTTCCAGGCCGTCACCAGAAACGAACTGGCGAGCCCGTTCATCCTCGGCGTCTCGTCGGGTGCAGGGTTGATGATCCTGCTCACGCTCGTCGTGTTCTCGGGGCTGTCGGCTGTCCTGCCGCTGATCGCGGCCGTCGGCGGTGCGGTCGCCTTCCTGATCGTCTATCTCATCGCGTGGAAGAACGGCACTTCGCCGATCCGGCTCGTTCTCGCGGGCGTGATCGTTAGCACGGTCTTCCAGTCGCTGCAGACGGGACTGTTCTTTTTCGCCGACGATCTCGGGGTAGTTCAGAGCGCGATCGCCTGGACGACCGGCTCGCTCACGGGCACCGACTGGGAACAGGTCCGGATGGTGCTGCCGTGGACCGTCGTCGCGATGGTGCTGGCGCTGGTCAGTGCTCGACAGCTGAACGTCCTCCTGCTCGGTGAGAGCACCGCGAGATCGCTCGGCATGAGCGTCGAGAAAGTCAGATTCGCGCTCTCGGGTGTGGCGGTTCTCGCCGCGGCCGCGAGCATCGCTGCCGCGGGAATCGTCGGGTTCGTGGGATTGATTGTTCCGCATATGGTCCGGAACATCGTCGGGAGCGACTACAAGAAACTCGTCGTCGGCTGTCTGTTCGTCGGACCGGCGCTGATGGTCGCCGCCGACGTCGGCGCACGGCTCCTGTTGAGCCCGGTCCAGATCCCGGTCGGCATCGTCACCGGGCTAGTCGGCGGGCCCTACTTCCTCTATCTGATGCGCAAACAGGACAGCCTGGGCGCGATCTAA
- a CDS encoding TIGR00730 family Rossman fold protein has translation MDRICVYCGSSSGARSAYQEAAVSLGRTLAERDLGLVYGGGDVGLMGTVADATLEAGGEAHGVIPDGLREREIAHEGLTELDVVGSMHDRKRRMVDLADGFVALPGGYGTLEEFMEVLTWTQLGLHANPCGLLDVADYYAELATFFDHQREEGFVSADHRSIVLIEDEPDELLDRFADYEAPPLKNVLDSPDET, from the coding sequence ATGGATCGGATCTGTGTCTACTGCGGGTCGAGTAGCGGCGCGCGATCGGCCTACCAAGAGGCGGCCGTGAGCCTCGGGCGGACGCTTGCCGAGCGCGATCTCGGGCTCGTCTACGGCGGGGGTGACGTCGGACTGATGGGGACGGTCGCCGACGCGACGCTCGAAGCGGGCGGCGAGGCCCACGGCGTCATCCCCGACGGCCTCCGCGAGCGCGAGATCGCCCACGAGGGGCTCACCGAGCTCGACGTCGTCGGTTCGATGCACGATCGCAAACGGCGGATGGTCGATCTGGCCGACGGGTTCGTCGCTCTCCCCGGCGGCTACGGCACGCTCGAGGAGTTCATGGAAGTGCTCACCTGGACGCAGCTCGGTCTCCACGCGAACCCCTGCGGGCTCCTCGACGTCGCGGACTACTATGCGGAGCTGGCGACGTTCTTCGACCACCAGCGCGAGGAGGGGTTCGTGAGCGCCGATCACCGCTCGATCGTCCTGATCGAGGACGAGCCCGACGAACTGCTCGATCGGTTCGCCGACTACGAGGCACCGCCGCTGAAGAACGTCCTAGATAGTCCCGACGAGACCTGA
- a CDS encoding M48 family metallopeptidase, which translates to MSVSSRRPRGVAVLAGVWLLALAGIGVLVGSELFGALLADGALPSMLVVAVGLALLFGYLGYRTNSKRLLSRLDVAPLTQARAPQVHASVDRLARRMEIDRPEIYLGRLGQPNAFALGSDTLVVDQSLVRLLTPAELEGVLAHEFAHLEGYDSLLRTLATSLLRTVTSLLLVVLVPLMVVISLIGWGLSLIVGRPVRGPDSVGSGLRSGMQRLVKSLLAAPTLALQAYARRREYAADRRAVAVLDDPLALARALQKIQRANEPDRGLLGWLLPSRDRETERSPTERALASHPPTDERVERVHEAANAAGSDGSTQWHRVDID; encoded by the coding sequence ATGTCAGTGTCGTCCCGTCGCCCGCGCGGGGTCGCTGTGCTGGCGGGGGTGTGGCTGCTCGCCCTCGCCGGCATCGGTGTCCTCGTCGGCTCGGAGCTGTTCGGTGCGCTGCTCGCGGACGGTGCGCTCCCCTCGATGCTGGTCGTCGCCGTCGGGCTCGCGCTCCTCTTCGGCTATCTCGGCTATCGGACGAACTCGAAACGCCTGCTCTCGCGCCTCGACGTGGCCCCGCTTACGCAGGCACGTGCGCCGCAGGTCCACGCGAGCGTCGATCGCCTGGCCCGGCGCATGGAGATCGACCGCCCGGAGATCTATCTCGGACGGCTCGGCCAGCCGAACGCGTTCGCGCTCGGTAGCGACACGCTCGTCGTCGATCAGTCGCTCGTGCGGCTCCTGACGCCGGCCGAACTCGAAGGCGTGCTCGCCCACGAGTTCGCGCATCTCGAAGGCTACGACAGCCTGCTGCGGACGCTGGCGACGAGTCTGCTACGGACGGTGACGTCGCTCCTCCTCGTGGTGCTCGTCCCGCTCATGGTCGTGATATCGCTGATCGGCTGGGGGCTCTCGCTGATCGTCGGCCGGCCGGTGCGGGGCCCCGACAGCGTGGGTAGCGGGCTGCGGAGCGGCATGCAACGACTGGTGAAGAGCCTGCTCGCCGCGCCGACGCTCGCCCTCCAGGCGTACGCGCGCCGTCGCGAGTACGCGGCCGACCGGCGGGCGGTGGCGGTGCTCGACGACCCGCTCGCGCTCGCGCGAGCGCTGCAGAAGATCCAGCGGGCGAACGAACCCGACCGGGGACTGCTCGGCTGGCTGCTGCCGTCGCGCGATCGGGAGACCGAACGCTCGCCGACCGAACGGGCGCTCGCGAGCCACCCGCCGACCGACGAACGCGTCGAGCGCGTTCACGAGGCCGCGAACGCCGCCGGGAGCGACGGCTCGACCCAGTGGCATCGCGTGGATATCGACTGA
- a CDS encoding cob(I)yrinic acid a,c-diamide adenosyltransferase — protein MSDGEIGDGDREAQHRRTPGRGVSPAAEPIEPAAPDEFGLVQVWWGDGKGKTTAALGMGFRAAGHGYRVHMLQFMKGGAASVEATRGEYNAIAAIEGFSYENSGHYGWHGFLDGSADDEHAARARGALERARELLAGADDADLSSPLALDGPAEDGVHMLVLDEILYAANQGLIEPAEVASLVESKPDALELVLTGGHEEPAYVADRADLVTNVRKEKHPFDAGHRARKGTEY, from the coding sequence ATGAGCGATGGCGAAATCGGCGATGGCGATCGCGAGGCACAGCACAGACGGACGCCGGGGCGTGGGGTGTCACCGGCCGCCGAACCCATCGAGCCGGCAGCGCCCGACGAGTTCGGACTGGTCCAGGTCTGGTGGGGCGACGGGAAGGGGAAGACGACGGCGGCGCTGGGGATGGGGTTCCGGGCGGCCGGTCACGGCTACCGGGTCCACATGCTCCAGTTCATGAAGGGCGGGGCCGCGAGCGTCGAGGCGACGCGCGGCGAGTACAACGCCATCGCCGCGATCGAGGGGTTCAGCTACGAGAATTCGGGCCACTACGGCTGGCACGGCTTCCTGGACGGATCGGCCGACGACGAACACGCCGCGCGAGCACGCGGTGCGCTCGAACGCGCCCGCGAACTGCTCGCCGGGGCTGACGACGCCGATCTGTCGTCACCGCTCGCGCTCGATGGGCCGGCGGAGGACGGCGTTCACATGCTCGTCCTGGACGAGATCCTGTACGCAGCGAATCAAGGGCTCATCGAACCCGCGGAAGTCGCCTCGCTCGTCGAATCGAAGCCCGACGCGCTCGAACTCGTCCTCACGGGTGGTCACGAGGAACCGGCCTACGTCGCCGATCGTGCCGATCTCGTCACGAACGTCCGCAAGGAGAAACATCCGTTCGACGCGGGCCATCGCGCCAGGAAGGGCACCGAATACTGA
- a CDS encoding adenosylcobinamide amidohydrolase, whose translation MFEATTADGVFGLRMPDARWLSTGWNGGFSRADAAYNVSVPEGWERTDVDDYVEERRERAGFDIAGPALLTGVELQHLRGARLDSVVAYATVGLSNPAALPTTPIEVIDEPNNESVDGLTDESPPVGTVNLVVATTRNLERATLASLLGTVVEAKTATLLPTTGFSGTTSDAVIVGSDTAGEPASFAGSATAVGAAARACVRDAIRASFRSRYADREVPGSVADADHGVVTDRRADVFEL comes from the coding sequence GTGTTTGAGGCGACGACGGCCGACGGCGTGTTCGGCCTCCGCATGCCGGACGCACGCTGGCTCTCGACGGGCTGGAACGGCGGGTTTTCACGGGCCGATGCCGCCTACAACGTCAGCGTGCCCGAGGGCTGGGAGCGGACGGATGTCGATGATTACGTCGAAGAGCGCCGGGAACGAGCCGGGTTCGACATAGCCGGTCCGGCGTTGCTGACCGGCGTCGAACTGCAACACCTCCGGGGTGCGCGGCTCGATTCCGTCGTGGCGTACGCGACCGTCGGGCTGTCGAACCCCGCGGCGCTGCCGACGACACCGATCGAGGTAATCGACGAGCCAAACAACGAATCGGTCGATGGACTGACCGACGAATCACCGCCCGTCGGCACGGTGAACCTCGTCGTCGCCACGACCCGTAATCTGGAGCGGGCGACGCTCGCGAGCCTCCTCGGCACCGTCGTCGAGGCGAAGACGGCGACGCTGCTGCCGACAACTGGGTTTTCGGGAACGACGAGCGATGCAGTGATCGTCGGCAGCGACACTGCGGGCGAGCCGGCGTCGTTCGCGGGCAGCGCGACCGCGGTCGGTGCCGCCGCGCGGGCGTGTGTTCGCGACGCGATCCGGGCGAGTTTTCGCTCGCGATACGCCGATCGAGAGGTTCCAGGATCGGTCGCCGATGCCGATCACGGCGTCGTGACCGATCGCCGTGCGGACGTCTTCGAGCTCTGA
- a CDS encoding aminotransferase class I/II-fold pyridoxal phosphate-dependent enzyme, protein MQPETVREVGREPHGSSDDPAIVDFSANTNPRVPDGIEAIYREAFADARSYPAEPPGEYRATAAAYVGCEPAQVIPTPGGLAAIRATISLAIEPGESALVPYPSFAEYGREMRLHGGEPECVPQAELLDADPTDHALAVVCNPNNPTGNAYDPDRLDAFAERCRAAGTTLLVDEAFLGFTDRPSLAGREGVVVARSLTKLFGLPGLRAGFAVATGTFGAALRNARRTWNMGVPALATGSFCMARDEFVADTRERVRAERERMTKAFGSKFDVHPSDAPFVLLDVGDRSVDGLLDRAREHGLAIRDATTFRGLDSHVRVAVRLPEENDRLLEALGV, encoded by the coding sequence GTGCAGCCTGAGACGGTGCGGGAGGTCGGCCGGGAGCCACACGGCAGCAGCGACGATCCCGCCATCGTCGATTTCAGCGCGAACACCAACCCTCGTGTCCCGGACGGGATCGAGGCGATCTATCGCGAGGCGTTCGCCGATGCGCGCTCGTATCCGGCCGAACCGCCCGGGGAGTATCGCGCGACGGCGGCCGCCTACGTCGGTTGCGAGCCGGCGCAGGTGATCCCGACGCCGGGCGGGCTCGCCGCGATTCGAGCGACAATCTCGCTCGCGATCGAGCCGGGCGAGTCGGCGCTCGTTCCGTATCCCAGTTTCGCCGAGTACGGGCGCGAGATGCGTCTACACGGCGGCGAGCCGGAGTGCGTCCCGCAAGCGGAACTGCTCGACGCCGATCCGACCGATCACGCGCTGGCCGTCGTCTGCAACCCGAACAACCCGACCGGCAACGCCTACGATCCCGACCGACTCGACGCGTTCGCCGAGCGCTGCCGGGCCGCCGGGACGACGCTGCTCGTTGACGAGGCGTTCCTCGGCTTCACCGACCGACCGTCGCTCGCGGGCCGCGAGGGGGTCGTCGTCGCGCGCTCGCTCACCAAACTGTTCGGATTGCCCGGCCTCCGCGCCGGTTTCGCGGTCGCGACGGGTACGTTCGGCGCGGCGCTACGGAACGCCCGGCGAACCTGGAACATGGGTGTGCCGGCGCTCGCGACCGGTTCGTTCTGCATGGCTCGGGACGAGTTCGTCGCCGATACCCGCGAGCGAGTGCGTGCCGAGCGCGAGCGGATGACGAAGGCATTCGGATCGAAATTCGACGTCCACCCCTCCGACGCACCGTTCGTCCTGCTCGATGTCGGCGATCGCTCGGTCGACGGGCTGCTGGATCGAGCGCGCGAGCACGGGCTCGCGATCCGCGACGCCACCACCTTCCGCGGGCTCGACTCGCACGTCCGCGTCGCCGTGCGACTCCCCGAGGAAAACGATCGTTTGCTGGAGGCGCTCGGTGTTTGA
- a CDS encoding NTP transferase domain-containing protein gives MCGGRGTRLDSDVEKPLFRIGGRSMLDRVRGALADSRIESIRYVASPHAPRTREYLDQDAIEAPGEGYVADLQYALERSDSPVLTVATDLPLLDGSAVDRVLDRHDTGSLTVAVPAACKRRLGVSVETTMDVDGETVAPSGVNIVGEVEGNRTTVIDDERFAVNVNHPSDAAVAETLL, from the coding sequence ATGTGTGGCGGTCGCGGCACGCGACTCGACAGCGACGTCGAGAAGCCGCTCTTTCGGATCGGTGGTCGGTCGATGCTCGATCGCGTGCGCGGGGCGCTCGCCGACAGCCGCATCGAGTCGATTCGGTACGTGGCCTCGCCGCACGCACCACGTACGCGGGAGTATCTCGATCAAGACGCCATCGAGGCCCCCGGCGAGGGCTACGTCGCCGATCTCCAGTACGCGCTCGAACGGAGCGATTCACCGGTGCTCACCGTCGCGACCGATCTCCCACTGCTCGACGGCAGCGCCGTCGATCGTGTGCTCGATCGCCACGATACCGGCTCGCTCACGGTCGCCGTCCCCGCTGCGTGCAAACGACGACTGGGTGTCAGTGTCGAAACGACGATGGACGTCGACGGCGAAACGGTCGCACCGTCCGGAGTCAATATCGTCGGAGAGGTCGAAGGAAATCGGACGACTGTGATCGACGACGAGCGGTTCGCGGTCAACGTGAACCACCCGAGCGATGCCGCGGTCGCGGAGACACTACTGTAA
- the cobS gene encoding adenosylcobinamide-GDP ribazoletransferase, with translation MVLRALRGALGFLSRLPVGHDGDSWEAFRATPASMPLAGYVVGALLALPIALPGPAPTIAFAFVVTVYLLTGINHMDGVIDLGDALVVHGGPDERRAVLKDTDVGAGGALAVAVVIAGLLTAGLALATLPLRAVLLVVIAEVGAKFGMALLVCFGAAPHDGLGAALTGRSGPRSAPLVVASAVPAAILTWPRIEIAGTMLLAAALVALGSLCLARTALGGVNGDVLGATNEIVRIVALHVGVVAWTHW, from the coding sequence ATGGTTCTGAGGGCGCTCCGGGGTGCGCTCGGATTCCTCTCGCGGCTCCCCGTCGGCCACGACGGCGATTCCTGGGAGGCGTTCCGCGCCACGCCAGCGAGCATGCCGCTCGCGGGCTACGTCGTCGGCGCGCTCCTCGCGCTCCCGATCGCACTCCCGGGACCAGCGCCGACGATCGCGTTCGCCTTCGTCGTCACCGTCTATCTTCTCACGGGGATCAACCACATGGATGGCGTCATCGATCTCGGCGACGCGCTCGTCGTGCACGGCGGACCGGACGAGCGCCGCGCGGTGCTGAAGGACACCGACGTCGGCGCTGGCGGTGCGCTCGCGGTCGCGGTCGTGATCGCCGGACTTCTCACGGCCGGACTCGCGCTCGCGACGCTCCCGCTGCGGGCCGTGCTGCTCGTCGTCATTGCCGAGGTCGGGGCGAAGTTCGGGATGGCGCTGCTCGTCTGTTTCGGCGCGGCACCCCACGACGGTCTCGGCGCAGCGCTCACCGGGCGCTCCGGGCCGCGCTCGGCACCGCTCGTCGTCGCGAGCGCCGTTCCGGCAGCGATCCTGACGTGGCCGCGGATCGAGATCGCCGGCACGATGCTTCTCGCGGCCGCGCTCGTCGCGCTCGGCTCCCTTTGCCTGGCACGGACGGCTCTCGGCGGGGTGAACGGCGACGTCCTCGGCGCGACGAACGAGATCGTTCGCATCGTCGCACTGCACGTGGGGGTGGTCGCGTGGACGCACTGGTGA
- the cbiB gene encoding adenosylcobinamide-phosphate synthase CbiB, which translates to MGTVAVAALGTAVALDLVFEEFPRRIHPVALFGRLVGRFDRSWSHPRAVGAVVALVLPLGAAAIGGGLTALSDSVHPLVGGLIAALALFATTSLRMLLSVAADVVGTIESDPEGARTAIRGLVGRDTTELSAGELRSGVVESIAENLADGLLAPLLAFALGVQLSLPVAVAAAIWVKAVNTLDSMLGYRSKPVGWASARLDDAVMWLPARLSAVLVALAGGSPTALARARRWHGEPSSPNSGWPMAAMAAVLDVELRKPDAYVLNPNAGLPTTADARRGLRVIAVAGAVAVLLTGVAAWF; encoded by the coding sequence ATGGGGACGGTAGCGGTGGCGGCGCTCGGAACCGCAGTCGCGCTCGACCTCGTTTTCGAGGAGTTTCCGCGGCGAATCCATCCGGTTGCGTTGTTCGGACGGCTCGTCGGCCGGTTCGATCGGTCGTGGTCCCATCCGCGGGCGGTCGGCGCGGTCGTCGCCCTCGTTCTACCGCTCGGGGCGGCCGCGATCGGCGGCGGGCTCACGGCGCTCTCTGACTCCGTCCATCCACTCGTCGGTGGACTGATCGCGGCGCTCGCGCTGTTCGCGACGACGAGCCTCCGGATGCTGCTCTCGGTCGCCGCCGACGTCGTCGGAACGATCGAGAGCGATCCCGAAGGAGCCCGGACGGCGATCCGGGGGCTCGTCGGCCGCGACACGACGGAGCTCTCGGCGGGCGAACTCCGCAGTGGGGTCGTCGAGAGCATCGCCGAGAACCTCGCCGACGGCCTTCTCGCACCGCTCCTCGCCTTCGCGCTCGGGGTGCAGCTCTCGCTCCCGGTGGCTGTTGCCGCCGCGATCTGGGTGAAGGCGGTCAACACGCTCGATTCGATGCTCGGCTACCGCTCGAAGCCGGTCGGCTGGGCGAGCGCCCGTCTCGACGACGCCGTCATGTGGCTCCCGGCCCGACTGAGTGCCGTGCTCGTCGCGCTCGCCGGCGGTTCGCCGACCGCGCTCGCCCGCGCGCGCCGATGGCACGGTGAGCCGTCCTCGCCGAACTCCGGCTGGCCGATGGCGGCGATGGCCGCGGTGCTCGACGTCGAACTCCGCAAGCCCGACGCCTACGTGTTGAACCCGAATGCTGGGCTCCCGACGACGGCGGACGCGCGCCGCGGACTGCGAGTGATTGCCGTTGCGGGAGCGGTGGCGGTGCTGCTCACGGGGGTGGCTGCATGGTTCTGA